One window from the genome of Cucumis melo cultivar AY chromosome 10, USDA_Cmelo_AY_1.0, whole genome shotgun sequence encodes:
- the LOC103489248 gene encoding transcription factor bHLH30 → MCGEDQEEDHQQQHQGECSQTIENMFQEQLLLHQQQLQNNDGDQSNNDHHMMYGVEHHHHGIGRSGSLIFPPEVMPPMLQPWSSLNPFMIPPPPPPPLPTSFSCSSSSYGSLFNRRPPNCLQFAYDGPSSADHLGRIISTTLGPVVHPGSTAPFGLQAELGKMSAQEIMDAKALAASKSHSEAERRRRERINNHLAKLRSILPSTTKTDKASLLAEVIEHVKELKRQTSIIAETSPIPTEVDEVSVDDASEQEMMMISNNGSISSSAKFVIKASLCCEDRSDLLPDLIKTLKSLRLTTLKAEITTLGGRLRNVLFVTADEEQQQQHNITSIIQDALKAVIEKTAGDHDSSSANIKRQRTTTTNNINNNNNNIL, encoded by the exons ATGTGTGGAGAGGATCAAGAAGAGGATCATCAACAACAACATCAAGGAGAGTGTTCACAAACAATTGAGAATATGTTTCAAGAACAACTTCTTCTCCACCAACAACAACTACAAAACAACGACGGCGACCAAAGCAACAACGATCATCATATGATGTATGGAGTAGAACATCATCATCATGGAATTGGAAGATCAGGGTCGTTAATTTTTCCACCCGAAGTCATGCCTCCGATGCTGCAACCGTGGTCATCGCTTAATCCGTTTATGATCCCTCCACCACCACCGCCGCCGCTACCAACATCATTTTCATGTTCATCGTCGTCTTATGGTAGTTTGTTTAACCGAAGGCCACCTAATTGTCTTCAATTTGCTTATGATGGTCCATCTTCGGCTGACCATCTAGGTCGAATCATATCGACGACGCTAGGACCGGTGGTTCATCCAGGTTCCACGGCTCCCTTTGGGCTACAAGCTGAGCTTGGGAAAATGAGTGCTCAAGAAATAATGGATGCTAAAGCTCTTGCAGCTTCTAAAAGCCATAGTGAAGCTGagaggagaagaagagaaagaatcaaCAACCATCTTGCTAAGCTAAGGAGCATACTCCCTAGTACCACTAAA ACAGACAAAGCATCATTGTTAGCGGAAGTAATAGAACACGTGAAAGAGCTAAAACGACAAACATCAATAATAGCGGAAACAAGTCCAATACCAACAGAAGTTGATGAAGTAAGTGTAGATGATGCTTCAGAACAAGAGATGATGATGATAAGTAATAATGGATCAATATCATCATCAGCCAAATTTGTAATAAAGGCTTCTCTTTGCTGTGAAGACCGTTCAGATCTTCTTCCTGATCTCATCAAAACCCTCAAATCTTTACGTTTAACAACACTCAAAGCTGAAATTACAACACTTGGTGGTCGTTTAAGAAACGTTTTGTTCGTAACGGCTGacgaagaacaacaacaacagcatAATATTACATCTATTATTCAAGATGCCCTTAAAGCTGTCATTGAAAAAACTGCAGGGGATCATGATTCTTCTTCAGCAAATATCAAAAGACAAAGGACCACCACTACAaataacattaataataataataataatatcctttaa
- the LOC103489250 gene encoding SUPPRESSOR OF GAMMA RESPONSE 1 gives MARPSWLVDSNRIATKIKSASGTSNPRSVEWKSNPSKSCPNCQHTIDNSDVVQEWPGLPRGVKFDPSDQEIIWHLLAKVGIGGSRPHPFIDEFIPTVFEDDGICYTHPQKLPGVKQDGSVSHFFHRAIKAYNTGTRKRRKITDDDFGDVRWHKTGRTKPVVIDGVQKGCKKIMVLYMSFAKGGRAEKTNWVMHQYHLGTEEDERDGEYVISKIFHQQQNVKQGEVTEQEAPEIIDTIKVDPHTPNSATPEPPRIESRCVDVDPEQDSIITSTSVLVEVPPEFEKSEKHNIIKPDGYSNEVIDDNDNHIEEEPKWWEGESQNILDSQQLVEALSLCDDLLQSQSPPRDSNFNHGASGSKSCFSEYAKLGPEDLKKDLEDCQNLVLDPANIELDTPPEFRLSQLDFGSQESFLAWGGKAAE, from the exons ATGGCTAG ACCTTCATGGCTGGTAGACAGCAATAGAATTGCAACAAAAATTAAGAGTGCATCTGGAACAAGCAATCCTCGAAGCGTGGAATGGAAAAGCAACCCGAGCAAAAGTTGTCCGAATTGCCAACATACAATCGATAACAGTGAT GTTGTTCAAGAGTGGCCAGGATTACCTAGAGGTGTAAAATTTGATCCTTCCGACCAAGAAATTATATGGCATCTGCTAGCCAAAGTTGGTATTGGTGGTTCAAGGCCACATCCTTTCATTGATGAGTTTATACCAACTGTCTTTGAAGATGACGGCATATGTTATACCCATCCTCAAAAATTACCAG GTGTTAAACAAGATGGCAGTGTATCCCACTTCTTTCATAGAGCAATCAAGGCATACAATACTGGGACTCGAAAGCGTAGGAAGATAACAGACGATGATTTTGGTGATGTTCGCTGGCATAAGACTGGAAGGACAAAACCAGTGGTCATCGATGGCGTTCAGAAAGGGTGCAAGAAgattatggttctatacatgaGCTTTGCCAAAGGGGGTAGAGCTGAGAAAACCAATTGGGTTATGCACCAATATCACTTAGGGACAGAGGAAGATGAGAGGGATGGCGAATATGTCATTTCCAAAATATTTCATCAGCAACAAAATGTTAAGCAGGGTGAAGTCACTGAACAGGAAGCTCCTGAAATCATTGATACCATAAAAGTCGATCCCCATACTCCAAATTCTGCGACTCCTGAGCCTCCTCGTATTGAAAGTAGATGTGTGGATGTTGATCCGGAACAAGATTCTATAATCACTTCCACAAGTGTGCTTGTTGAG GTTCCACCAGAATTTGAGAAGTCAGAAAAACACAATATTATCAAGCCAGATGGTTACTCCAATGAAGTGATTGACGATAATGACAATCACATCGAAGAAGAACCAAAATGGTGGGAAGGAGAATCACAGAACATATTGGATTCCCAACAACTTGTGGAAGCATTGTCTCTGTGTGATGATCTTCTTCAGAGCCAGTCGCCCCCTAGAGACAGCAATTTTAACCACGGCGCATCGGGTAGCAAGTCTTGCTTTTCTGAATATGCAAAATTAGGACCAGAGGATCTAAAGAAGGATCTAGAAGATTGTCAAAATCTCGTCCTTGATCCCGCAAACATTGAACTCGACACACCTCCAGAGTTCCGACTTAGCCAGCTT GATTTCGGTTCGCAAGAAAGCTTCTTGGCTTGGGGTGGCAAGGCAGCAGAGTAA
- the LOC103489249 gene encoding transcriptional repressor ILP1, whose product MSGSRARNFRRRADDNDDDDEPNGSPAPSISASNASSKPSSTSSVVATKPKKANPQGPKLLSFASDEENDAPLRPSSSKSSSSKKPSSARLAKPSSTHKITALKDRIAHSSSISASVPSNVQPQAGVYTKEALRELQKNTRTLASSRPSSESKPSAEPVIVLKGLLKPAEQVPESAREDKESSSEDEEAGSNAKSAASLRRSKEDTLARMASMGIGRGKDSSGSSIPDQATINAIRAKRERMRQAGVAAPDYISLDAGSNRTAPGELSDEEAEFPGRIAMIGGKLESSKKGVFEEVDEQGIDGVRTNIIEHSDEDEEEKIWEEEQFRKGLGKRMDDGSTRVESTSVPVVQSVQQQNLIYPTTIGYSSVPSKSTATSIGGSVSVSQGLDGLSISQQAEIAKKAMEESMGRLKESYRRTASSVLKTDENLSASLLKITDLEKALSAAGEKFIFMQKLRDFVSVICDFLQHKAPFIEELEEQMQKVHEERASTVVERRVADNDDEMVEIETAVKAATSILNKKGSSNEMLAAATSAAQAAIASSREQANLPTKLDEFGRDLNLQKRMDMKRRAEARKRRRSQYDSKRLASMEVDGHQKVEGESSTDESDSDSAAYQSNRDLLLQTAEQIFSDAAEEFSQLSVVKQRFEEWKRDYSATYRDAYMSLSIPAIFSPYVRLELLKWDPLHESADFFDMNWHSLLFNYGMPEDGSDFAPNDADANLVPELVEKVALPILHHEIAHCWDMLSTRETRNAAFATSLITNYVPPSSEALTELLVVIRTRLSGAIEDLTVPTWNSLVTKAVPNAARIAAYRFGMSVRLLRNICLWKEIIALPILEKLALEELLYGKVLPHVRSITANIHDAVTRTERIIASLAGVWTGSGIIGDRSHKLQPLVDYVLLLGRTLEKKHISGIAESETSGLARRLKKMLVELNEYDNARDIAKTFHLKEAL is encoded by the exons ATGTCCGGCAGTAGAGCCAGAAACTTCCGCCGCCGGGCCGATGACAATGACGACGATGACGAACCCAATGGCTCCCCGGCCCCTTCAATCAGTGCTTCCAACGCCTCATCAAAACCCTCTTCCACCTCCTCCGTCGTTGCCACTAAACCCAAGAAGGCCAACCCACAGGGGCCCAAGCTTCTCAGCTTCGCCAGTGACGAAGAGAACGATGCCCCACTTCGCCCTTCGTCGTCCAAATCATCCAGTTCCAAGAAGCCTTCTTCTGCTCGACTTGCAAAGCCTTCATCCACCCACAAGATCACTGCATTGAAGGATCGCATCGCTCACTCCTCTTCTATTTCGGCTTCTGTTCCCTCCAATGTGCAGCCTCAAGCTGGAGTTTATACCAAGGAAGCCCTCCGTGAGTTGCAGAAGAATACCCGCACGCTTGCGAGCTCGAGACCTTCATCCGAATCTAAGCCTTCTGCCGAACCTGTCATTGTTCTAAAGGGTCTTCTTAAGCCCGCTGAACAAGTTCCGGAGAGTGCTAGAGAAGATAAAGAGTCGAGCTCCGAGGATGAAGAAGCGGGTAGTAATGCGAAGAGCGCTGCTTCGCTTCGGAGGAGTAAGGAAGACACCTTAGCTCGAATGGCTTCAATGGGGATTGGTAGAGGAAAGGATTCATCTGGGTCGTCAATTCCCGATCAAGCAACCATAAATGCAATTCGCGCGAAAAGGGAACGTATGCGACAGGCTGGGGTTGCAGCGCCGGATTATATATCATTAGATGCAGGAAGCAACCGCACGGCGCCGGGGGAGTTGAGCGATGAAGAAGCAGAGTTTCCAGGGAGAATCGCCATGATTGGAGGGAAGCTAGAGAGCTCAAAGAAGGGTGTGTTTGAGGAAGTTGATGAGCAAGGAATTGATGGGGTAAGAACGAATATTATTGAGCACAGCGACGAGGATGAAGAGGAGAAAATTTGGGAGGAGGAGCAATTTAGGAAGGGACTGGGAAAGAGAATGGACGATGGTTCTACTAGGGTGGAGAGCACTAGTGTCCCTGTTGTTCAGAGTGTCCAGCAACAGAACTTAATTTACCCCACCACAATTGGGTATAGTTCGGTTCCCAGCAAGTCTACGGCTACAAGTATAGGAGGTTCTGTTAGTGTTTCACAGGGGTTGGATGGGTTGTCGATATCTCAGCAAGCTGAGATAGCTAAAAAAGCTATGGAAGAGAGTATGGGGAGGCTAAAG GAATCCTATCGGAGAACTGCATCGTCGGTGTTGAAGACCGACGAGAATTTGTCTGCATCTTTATTAAAAATCACAGACCTTGAAAAGGCTCTTTCTGCTGCTGGGGAGAAGTTTATATTTATGCAAAAGCTTCGTGACTTTGTTTCGGTTATCTGTGACTTTTTACAG CATAAAGCTCCTTTCATAGAGGAGCTTGAGGAGCAGATGCAAAAAGTGCATGAAGAACGTGCTTCTACCGTCGTGGAAAGAAGAGTAGCTGATAATGATGATGAAATGGTGGAGATAGAAACAGCTGTAAAAGCAGCAACTTCAATCTTGAATAAGAAAGGGAGTAGCAATGAAATGCTTGCTGCAGCCACAAGTGCAGCACAGGCGGCAATTGCCTCGTCAAGGGAACAAGCAAATCTACCAACTAAGTTAGATGAATTTGGTAGAGATTTAAATCTGCAGAAACGTATGGATATGAAGCGGAGAGCTGAGGCTCGAAAACGCCGGAGATCTCAATACGATTCCAAGAGACTGGCATCCATGGAGGTTGATGGCCATCAAAAAGTAGAAGGAGAGTCTAGCACTGATGAGAGTGATAGCGATAGTGCAGCATATCAGTCAAACCGTGATTTATTGCTTCAGACTGCTGAGCAGATTTTTAGTGATGCAGCTGAGGAGTTTTCCCAACTTTCTGTTGTAAAACAGAGGTTTGAAGAATGGAAGAGAGATTATTCAGCAACATACCGAGATGCTTATATGTCATTGAGCATTCCTGCTATCTTCTCTCCTTATGTGAGATTGGAACTCTTGAAGTGGGACCCCCTTCATGAAAGTGCAGATTTCTTTGACATGAACTG GCATTCTTTGCTATTCAATTATGGTATGCCAGAAGATGGAAGTGATTTTGCTCCAAACGATGCGGATGCTAACCTTGTCCCTGAACTAGTTGAAAAGGTTGCACTTCCAATATTGCACCATGAAATTGCTCACTGTTGGGACATGCTTAGCACACGTGAAACCAGAAATGCAGCTTTCGCTACAAGCTTGATTACTAACTATGTTCCACCATCAAGTGAAGCTCTTACAGAACTATTGGTTGTTATTCGAACCCGTTTGTCGGGTGCCATTGAAGATCTTACG GTTCCTACTTGGAATTCACTTGTAACGAAAGCTGTTCCAAATGCTGCTCGAATTGCAGCATATCGGTTTGGCATGTCCGTTCGTTTGTTGAGGAACATATGTTTGTGGAAAGAAATCATTGCATTGCCCATTTTAGAAAAGCTTGCTCTTGAAGAGCTCTTGTATGGGAAAGTTCTACCTCACGTTAGAAGTATCACGGCAAACATCCATGATGCAGTGACAAGAACTGAGAGAATCATTGCTTCTCTTGCAGGAGTGTGGACAGGCTCAGGCATCATCGGGGATCGAAG TCATAAGTTGCAACCTTTGGTAGACTATGTTCTGTTGCTGGGAAGAACATTGGAGAAAAAACATATTTCAGGCATAGCTGAGAGCGAGACAAGTGGACTAGCTCGGCGATTAAAGAAGATGCTAGTTGAGCTGAATGAATATGACAATGCAAGAGACATTGCTAAGACCTTCCATCTTAAGGAGGCATTATGA